Proteins encoded together in one Candidatus Lariskella endosymbiont of Epinotia ramella window:
- a CDS encoding ankyrin repeat domain-containing protein — MKDGDISSNLTYQELCNAAEKGAEALNDLIKDYKGKLKKLDKAPFSGDTIMHFAARYAPDSLKLLIDKFGYNAPDIQNADGNTAAHYAARYNPDSLKLLIKTFPGKAFNKQNHFGNTALHWAAKHNKKSLEHFINNFEPSFVLSVANKFGETLAHLAAKRNTESLKLLIESFGEKALKATNIYGETALHIAVQHNTDSLAVLLSRFAERVKELFKSELFKVVEHDNYEVTISTGSLETYSQTFLADNVKTLLDSGDNYCSLAIQFAGLSH; from the coding sequence ATGAAAGATGGGGATATATCAAGTAACTTAACATATCAAGAACTATGCAATGCTGCGGAAAAAGGGGCAGAGGCGCTAAATGATTTGATAAAAGACTACAAAGGAAAATTAAAAAAGTTGGATAAAGCACCTTTCTCTGGAGACACTATTATGCACTTTGCTGCCAGGTATGCACCAGATTCACTAAAACTCTTGATAGATAAGTTTGGCTATAACGCGCCTGATATACAAAATGCGGATGGCAACACAGCTGCCCACTATGCGGCAAGGTATAATCCAGACTCATTAAAATTGTTGATCAAGACCTTTCCAGGTAAAGCATTTAATAAACAAAATCACTTTGGTAACACAGCGCTGCACTGGGCAGCAAAGCATAACAAGAAGTCACTAGAACACTTCATAAATAATTTTGAACCTAGTTTTGTGCTTAGTGTCGCAAATAAATTTGGCGAAACGCTAGCGCATCTAGCTGCTAAGCGCAACACAGAATCACTCAAGCTCTTGATAGAAAGCTTTGGAGAGAAAGCGCTTAAAGCAACAAATATCTATGGCGAAACAGCGCTGCACATTGCTGTTCAGCATAATACAGATTCACTCGCAGTCTTACTAAGCCGATTTGCTGAGAGAGTTAAGGAGCTGTTTAAAAGTGAACTGTTTAAGGTGGTAGAGCATGACAATTACGAAGTAACTATTAGTACTGGCAGTCTAGAGACATATTCACAAACATTCCTGGCGGATAATGTAAAAACATTGCTTGATTCCGGAGATAACTATTGCAGCCTCGCAATACAATTTGCGGGTCTTTCTCATTGA
- a CDS encoding ankyrin repeat domain-containing protein, whose amino-acid sequence MHFAAMHNATSLMILIETFKDKIEILLESKNNDGETALHLAAIYNPDSLQFLVKMLGERVLEVKDHDGRTALHFAALFNPDSLELLIAAFREKVLEVKNNESFHN is encoded by the coding sequence TTGCACTTTGCTGCAATGCATAACGCAACCTCACTGATGATATTGATAGAGACGTTCAAAGATAAAATAGAAATCTTGCTTGAGTCGAAAAATAACGATGGTGAGACTGCGCTACATTTAGCGGCTATTTATAACCCAGATTCGCTACAATTTTTGGTAAAAATGCTTGGAGAGCGAGTGCTCGAGGTGAAAGATCATGATGGCAGAACTGCTCTGCACTTTGCAGCTCTGTTCAATCCAGATTCACTAGAGCTTTTGATAGCTGCATTTAGAGAGAAAGTGCTTGAGGTGAAAAATAACGAGAGTTTTCACAATTAG
- a CDS encoding IS256 family transposase: MKTEKNKKINEAIDLLIEGGADLKTVLKQDGLIKELTKSILERALQAEMSEHLGYNKYDRSETENCRNGHYNKNLITENGSIELNIPRDREGKFAPVIVSKNQTRIDGLDQKIISLYAKGMSLSDIKIQLQELYGAEVSESLISRVTDDVIDEVRIWQSRPLEPLYPIVYFDCLIVKVRQDKQIINKSVYVALGIDLQGRKDILGLWISENEGSKFWLSNFTELKNRGLKDILIACSDNLTGMSEAICASYPKTEHQLCIVHQIRNSLKYVSYKDRKLLASDLKLIYSSATEDEAHLALESFDKKWSKRYPHIAKSWYNNWENLVIFLQYPESIRKIIYTTNAIESLNSQLRKVTRNKRVFPNDDSVFKVLYLTIDYITKKWTMPISNWNEAMAHFIIKFDGRF; this comes from the coding sequence ATGAAGACAGAAAAGAATAAGAAAATAAATGAAGCGATAGATTTACTGATAGAAGGAGGAGCGGATTTAAAGACAGTACTGAAGCAGGATGGATTGATTAAGGAATTAACGAAGAGTATTTTGGAGAGAGCCTTGCAGGCAGAAATGTCTGAACACTTAGGTTATAACAAATATGATAGGTCTGAAACTGAGAATTGCAGGAATGGTCATTATAATAAGAATTTGATTACTGAGAATGGCAGTATCGAGTTAAATATTCCGCGAGATAGAGAAGGTAAATTTGCACCTGTAATTGTCTCCAAGAATCAAACAAGAATAGATGGTTTAGATCAAAAGATAATATCTCTGTATGCCAAGGGGATGAGTTTGTCTGATATCAAGATCCAATTACAAGAATTATATGGAGCAGAAGTTAGTGAGAGTTTAATTAGTAGGGTTACAGATGATGTAATTGATGAGGTTAGAATTTGGCAGAGTAGACCTCTTGAACCATTATATCCTATAGTATATTTTGATTGTTTAATAGTTAAGGTAAGGCAAGATAAACAGATAATTAATAAATCAGTATATGTTGCGCTGGGTATAGATTTACAGGGCCGGAAAGATATTTTAGGATTATGGATAAGTGAGAATGAAGGATCTAAATTCTGGCTTAGTAATTTTACTGAATTGAAGAATCGAGGATTAAAAGATATATTAATTGCCTGTAGTGATAACCTGACTGGTATGTCTGAAGCTATATGCGCAAGTTATCCCAAAACTGAGCATCAGCTTTGTATAGTACATCAAATTAGAAATAGCCTGAAGTATGTATCATATAAAGACAGAAAATTATTGGCATCAGATTTAAAGCTTATTTATAGCTCTGCTACTGAAGATGAAGCGCATCTTGCCCTAGAATCTTTTGATAAGAAATGGAGTAAACGATATCCACATATAGCAAAATCCTGGTATAATAATTGGGAGAATCTTGTAATATTTCTGCAATATCCAGAGAGTATCCGTAAGATAATTTACACTACAAATGCTATAGAATCGCTGAATAGTCAGTTGAGAAAAGTTACAAGAAATAAGCGTGTTTTCCCAAATGATGATTCGGTATTCAAGGTTTTATACCTAACGATTGATTATATTACCAAAAAATGGACCATGCCTATCTCTAACTGGAATGAAGCTATGGCTCATTTTATAATCAAATTTGATGGGAGATTTTAA
- a CDS encoding ankyrin repeat domain-containing protein, which translates to MENQIGNLALHIAAKNPASLKLLIDLLGEEVLNIQDSNGNTILHFANINNLDSLKLLVERFGEQVLKVQNNHGNTALHWAVNNHPSALELLIDVFKDKVLEVKNHGSNTALHFAAAHNPDSLSFFIKKFGKKVLQVQNNHGNTILHVAAINNLNSLKLLVDTFGEKMLLSKNNFGHTASHFAAKNNTKSLEFLIDKLGVDVLDEKDNSGNTALSSAAEYNPESLKLLIEKFPEKVKSLLHKEDIFGRTVMDLVANNPNSLKLINDFLDGNKIYGAESGISIPEIPAALSYYYQDQVSLLLKLRIEDAKPGALKSVDVLEANYTLRENNSDDIAAKLSSFILASAKETILMPLNIGGKHLVGIAARKHGDRVVLHYMDSERNPLPASLFAKVRAELESRGYSTERVIAEIEKQHYSNCGPEVIENLTAFASGKKRTSQEKAIPKHSTLFEEHLLKDSSKGESTDDSSTNDSSAHESTGDSSTGDSNIYANIIKSMPVLSESATTLGNMESLSKIV; encoded by the coding sequence GTGGAAAATCAAATTGGGAATTTAGCATTGCATATTGCTGCTAAGAATCCAGCATCATTAAAACTCCTGATAGATTTGCTTGGAGAAGAAGTGCTGAATATACAAGATAGTAATGGAAACACTATACTTCACTTTGCTAATATCAATAATTTAGATTCACTAAAGCTTTTGGTAGAGAGATTTGGAGAGCAGGTGCTCAAGGTACAAAATAACCATGGCAACACCGCTCTGCACTGGGCTGTTAATAATCACCCAAGCGCACTAGAACTATTAATAGATGTATTCAAAGATAAAGTGCTTGAAGTAAAAAATCACGGTAGCAATACAGCGCTACATTTTGCTGCAGCTCACAATCCAGATTCGCTAAGCTTCTTTATAAAGAAATTTGGAAAGAAAGTACTTCAAGTACAAAATAACCATGGTAACACAATACTGCATGTCGCCGCCATAAATAACCTCAACTCACTCAAACTCTTAGTAGATACATTTGGAGAGAAAATGCTTTTGTCAAAAAACAACTTTGGCCATACAGCATCGCACTTTGCAGCAAAGAATAACACAAAGTCACTAGAATTCTTGATCGATAAATTGGGAGTTGATGTGCTTGATGAAAAAGATAATAGTGGAAATACAGCGCTAAGCTCAGCTGCTGAATATAATCCAGAATCACTAAAATTATTAATAGAGAAGTTCCCAGAGAAGGTCAAAAGCTTGCTGCATAAGGAAGATATATTTGGTCGAACAGTAATGGATTTAGTGGCAAATAATCCTAACTCGCTTAAGTTAATAAATGATTTTCTCGATGGTAATAAGATATACGGCGCAGAAAGCGGAATTTCCATCCCAGAGATTCCTGCAGCACTTTCTTATTATTACCAAGATCAAGTGTCTCTTTTGCTAAAACTTAGAATTGAGGATGCAAAGCCAGGTGCACTAAAGTCAGTTGATGTGCTTGAGGCAAATTATACTTTAAGAGAAAATAATAGTGATGATATTGCTGCTAAGCTATCATCATTTATCTTAGCTTCTGCCAAAGAGACAATACTAATGCCGCTCAACATAGGTGGAAAGCATTTGGTTGGAATTGCAGCGAGGAAACATGGCGACAGAGTTGTGCTCCACTACATGGATTCTGAACGAAATCCTCTCCCTGCATCGCTTTTTGCAAAAGTTAGAGCAGAGCTAGAATCTAGAGGTTATTCTACGGAGCGAGTAATAGCAGAAATAGAAAAACAACACTACAGCAACTGCGGCCCTGAAGTTATAGAAAATTTAACTGCATTTGCAAGCGGAAAGAAGCGCACTTCACAAGAAAAAGCAATACCAAAACATTCCACTCTATTTGAAGAGCATTTGCTGAAAGATTCTAGTAAAGGGGAAAGCACAGATGATAGTAGTACAAATGATAGTAGCGCACATGAAAGCACAGGCGATAGCAGCACGGGTGATAGTAATATATATGCAAACATAATCAAAAGCATGCCAGTACTTTCTGAAAGCGCAACTACTTTAGGCAATATGGAGTCTTTATCAAAGATTGTGTAA
- a CDS encoding IS256 family transposase translates to MYRFIYFLILFCLHSNYLYSLLIPNIGSTIIYTIFDKDPQKIISLYAKGMSLSDIKIQLQELYGAEVSESLISRVTDDVIDEVRIWQSRPLEPLYPIVYFDCLIVKVRQDKQIINKSVYVALGIDLQGRKDILGLWISENEGSKFWLSNFTELKNRGLKDILIACSDNLTGMSEAICASYPKTEHQLCIVHQIRNSLKYVSYKDRKLLASDLKLIYSSATEDEAHLALESFDKKWSKRYPHIAKSWYNNWENLVIFLQYPESIRKIIYTTNAIESLNSQLRKVTRNKRVFPNDDSVFKVLYLTIDYITKKWTMPISNWNEAMAHFIIKFDGRF, encoded by the coding sequence ATCTATCGCTTCATTTATTTTCTTATTCTTTTCTGTCTTCATTCTAATTACCTATATTCTTTATTAATTCCAAATATAGGCTCTACTATAATTTACACAATCTTTGATAAAGACCCTCAAAAGATAATATCTCTGTATGCCAAGGGGATGAGTTTGTCTGATATCAAGATCCAATTACAAGAATTATATGGAGCAGAAGTTAGTGAGAGTTTAATTAGTAGGGTTACAGATGATGTAATTGATGAGGTTAGAATTTGGCAGAGTAGACCTCTTGAACCATTATATCCTATAGTATATTTTGATTGTTTAATAGTTAAGGTAAGGCAAGATAAACAGATAATTAATAAATCAGTATATGTTGCGCTGGGTATAGATTTACAGGGCCGGAAAGATATTTTAGGATTATGGATAAGTGAGAATGAAGGATCTAAATTCTGGCTTAGTAATTTTACTGAATTGAAGAATCGAGGATTAAAAGATATATTAATTGCCTGTAGTGATAACCTGACTGGTATGTCTGAAGCTATATGCGCAAGTTATCCCAAAACTGAGCATCAGCTTTGTATAGTACATCAAATTAGAAATAGCCTGAAGTATGTATCATATAAAGACAGAAAATTATTGGCATCAGATTTAAAGCTTATTTATAGCTCTGCTACTGAAGATGAAGCGCATCTTGCCCTAGAATCTTTTGATAAGAAATGGAGTAAACGATATCCACATATAGCAAAATCCTGGTATAATAATTGGGAGAATCTTGTAATATTTCTGCAATATCCAGAGAGTATCCGTAAGATAATTTACACTACAAATGCTATAGAATCGCTGAATAGTCAGTTGAGAAAAGTTACAAGAAATAAGCGTGTTTTCCCAAATGATGATTCGGTATTCAAGGTTTTATACCTAACGATTGATTATATTACCAAAAAATGGACCATGCCTATCTCTAACTGGAATGAAGCTATGGCTCATTTTATAATCAAATTTGATGGGAGATTTTAA
- a CDS encoding type IV secretion system protein: protein MQSIMLSPLNLVCQRRCESECGAFSRKIKDPTIKNDDGIELNSAVITECVAQCQSGILFKSHYYEAKTRVNVSDPIEVEVKAPVSIASACTEGKEWVANNAFKTLFFVKSGDKIKISLVGDYQHSSKVYLCGKKEKKLVPIFPNISDPLYDITKAADWNISNKQTAWKKRSDHWCLLDLNDTEWSALNNKSLWSSPPWSMPPSSKPTSDICNWSARNKSFTNTGIYIRNDDEITIKWSGNYAVQKDIGTAGQVVYDRKALVECMYNKTLQPSVVQQCKDLWREQSALWIIAQNGTSYIPLYGEDVRRTDIRSGLLYTPPSSQPADPPKKWYGLSGTVVDVNLKSETNTSIPGCPKPDDKTESSGYQDPDCIRIVNPGTASYTFSGKLEGLSDERIPLMIQHPNANDQKHLGGYEVNIEWGGCVFTDGQRMQYAVMTEAEIAKVSLDSGVLQIPEEEWKDVPKEVFLGSHLVVNTSKSGYLFFRIKSMDLPFGANDTLKDLYENPANRFGKYYMLAESISQSSAVVKDGPITQLLRIIMEQLLGKDRKTGTVTQSGAVYKIFSSIVADSIFKNVINALIVAYISFTVVGLLIGVVQLSQQDVIKRLAKVGLILVLISSTSWEFFGGYLVPFFVDGATTLIALILSSSMDLSGTELTHNNLMQDPLIIFTIFDGPFKEMFSSVTWKKILGLFLSSPLGLLIVFLILFSMWFYVLTIVKASVMYIFSVIMTSLLIVMGPIFIPMILFKQTATLFKNWCFQLFSFMLQPVMLFCSIAMFNILLLAILHATLGFTVCPNCILYIDLSPLYSACWIPGYALVVNSHLPVGVSSMSSIPLSILAGALTFMLVAHGTYGFCGFITRLAMNIITGSPFGFDISRPAEKVMNVGSDIKDFVKDAAVSIATKGKSSGGDKKGEDVKREDGKKDPAGYKDKKNDDKSKKPQVEMFYDDRNKSDSREGSRRGSLDEE from the coding sequence ATGCAATCTATTATGCTTTCACCTCTGAATTTGGTTTGTCAAAGACGCTGTGAATCTGAATGCGGAGCTTTCTCTAGAAAAATAAAGGATCCTACCATCAAAAATGATGATGGAATAGAGCTGAATTCTGCCGTTATTACTGAATGTGTTGCACAGTGCCAATCTGGTATTTTATTTAAAAGTCACTATTATGAAGCAAAAACTAGAGTCAATGTATCTGATCCCATAGAAGTTGAAGTGAAAGCACCAGTTAGTATAGCTTCTGCTTGTACTGAAGGGAAAGAATGGGTTGCAAATAATGCATTTAAAACTTTATTTTTTGTAAAGTCAGGAGACAAAATTAAGATCAGTTTAGTTGGAGATTATCAACATAGCAGCAAAGTATATCTGTGTGGTAAAAAAGAGAAAAAGTTAGTTCCAATTTTTCCTAATATTTCAGATCCGTTGTATGATATTACTAAGGCTGCAGATTGGAACATTAGTAATAAACAAACGGCATGGAAAAAGCGATCAGATCATTGGTGCTTGCTTGATTTAAATGATACTGAGTGGAGTGCATTAAATAATAAATCGCTTTGGTCTTCTCCTCCTTGGTCTATGCCTCCAAGTTCTAAACCAACTAGTGATATTTGCAATTGGAGCGCACGTAATAAAAGTTTCACTAATACAGGGATATATATAAGAAACGATGATGAAATAACTATCAAATGGAGTGGAAATTATGCAGTTCAGAAGGATATTGGAACAGCTGGTCAAGTAGTATATGACAGAAAAGCATTAGTTGAATGCATGTACAATAAGACTTTGCAGCCAAGTGTAGTACAACAATGCAAAGATTTATGGAGAGAACAAAGCGCACTTTGGATCATAGCACAAAATGGAACTTCCTATATTCCATTGTATGGTGAGGATGTCAGACGAACTGATATAAGAAGCGGTTTATTATATACTCCACCTTCTAGTCAACCTGCTGATCCTCCTAAAAAGTGGTATGGTCTATCTGGAACAGTAGTAGATGTCAATCTAAAAAGTGAAACTAACACATCGATTCCTGGTTGTCCAAAGCCTGATGATAAAACCGAAAGCAGCGGTTATCAAGATCCAGATTGTATAAGGATTGTGAATCCTGGAACAGCAAGCTATACATTTTCAGGGAAGTTAGAAGGTTTATCTGATGAGAGAATACCACTAATGATACAACATCCAAATGCAAACGATCAGAAACATTTGGGAGGTTATGAAGTCAATATAGAATGGGGTGGTTGCGTATTTACAGACGGGCAGAGGATGCAATATGCTGTTATGACAGAGGCTGAAATAGCAAAGGTAAGTTTGGATAGTGGAGTTCTACAAATTCCTGAAGAAGAATGGAAAGATGTTCCTAAAGAAGTATTTTTGGGCTCTCATCTTGTTGTCAATACTTCTAAATCCGGATATCTATTTTTTAGGATTAAGAGCATGGATTTGCCATTTGGCGCAAATGATACACTTAAAGATCTATATGAAAATCCAGCGAATCGTTTTGGAAAATATTACATGTTAGCTGAGTCAATTAGCCAATCTTCTGCAGTTGTTAAGGATGGTCCAATCACGCAATTGCTTAGGATTATTATGGAACAATTACTTGGTAAGGATAGAAAAACTGGAACAGTAACACAAAGTGGGGCAGTCTATAAGATTTTTTCTTCAATTGTAGCAGATAGTATATTTAAAAATGTTATTAATGCTCTAATTGTAGCGTATATTTCATTCACTGTAGTCGGATTATTAATAGGTGTTGTGCAGTTAAGTCAACAAGATGTGATAAAGAGACTTGCAAAAGTTGGCTTAATACTAGTACTTATTTCCAGCACAAGTTGGGAATTTTTCGGTGGTTATCTAGTTCCATTTTTTGTGGATGGTGCTACAACTTTGATAGCATTGATACTATCGTCATCGATGGATTTAAGCGGTACAGAGTTAACACATAATAATCTAATGCAAGATCCACTAATAATCTTTACTATATTTGATGGGCCTTTCAAGGAAATGTTTAGTTCAGTCACTTGGAAGAAGATTTTGGGATTATTTCTTTCAAGTCCGCTTGGGTTACTTATAGTTTTCTTGATACTTTTTTCTATGTGGTTTTATGTACTTACCATAGTAAAGGCAAGTGTAATGTATATATTCTCCGTTATCATGACATCGCTTTTGATTGTAATGGGTCCAATTTTTATTCCTATGATATTATTTAAGCAAACTGCAACTTTATTTAAGAATTGGTGTTTTCAGCTGTTTTCTTTCATGTTGCAGCCTGTGATGTTATTCTGCTCCATAGCGATGTTCAATATATTATTACTTGCTATATTACACGCAACACTCGGATTTACAGTGTGTCCTAACTGTATTCTATATATCGATTTGTCACCTCTTTATTCCGCTTGCTGGATTCCTGGTTATGCGCTCGTAGTAAACTCACACCTTCCTGTTGGTGTTTCATCAATGTCTTCTATACCTCTCTCTATACTTGCTGGTGCGTTGACATTTATGTTAGTAGCTCATGGTACATATGGTTTCTGTGGTTTTATCACAAGACTTGCTATGAATATTATTACAGGTTCACCATTTGGTTTTGATATATCTAGACCAGCTGAGAAAGTAATGAATGTTGGAAGTGATATAAAAGATTTTGTAAAAGATGCTGCAGTTTCAATTGCAACAAAGGGTAAGTCTTCTGGGGGAGATAAAAAAGGAGAAGATGTGAAGAGAGAAGACGGAAAGAAAGATCCTGCTGGATATAAAGATAAGAAAAATGATGATAAAAGTAAAAAGCCACAAGTAGAAATGTTTTATGATGATAGAAACAAGAGTGATAGTAGAGAAGGTAGTAGACGTGGCTCTCTTGATGAGGAGTAA
- the def gene encoding peptide deformylase, with the protein MRNSTVDKSPVLMDIILEPDPRLHCKSEDVEIVDDTLRSFMDDMLFTMKENSGVGLAAVQVGVLKKVIVVDITRPDDSVPVDGMPMFLVNAKVIKYSNDKSSFHEGCLSLPGIRADVQRPSDIVVEYLDYYGEKHVLELQHSLLSVCIQHEIDHTNGIIDLLHNHIN; encoded by the coding sequence ATGCGAAATAGTACTGTAGATAAGAGTCCGGTGTTGATGGATATAATCCTTGAACCCGATCCACGGTTACATTGCAAATCTGAAGATGTAGAAATTGTTGATGATACTTTGCGTAGCTTTATGGATGATATGTTGTTTACCATGAAGGAGAATAGTGGCGTAGGTCTTGCAGCAGTTCAGGTAGGAGTGCTCAAGAAAGTTATAGTAGTGGATATCACAAGACCAGATGATTCTGTTCCAGTAGATGGAATGCCAATGTTTTTAGTTAACGCGAAGGTGATTAAATACTCTAATGATAAGTCATCGTTTCATGAGGGCTGTTTGTCGTTGCCAGGTATACGTGCAGATGTCCAAAGACCTTCTGATATAGTAGTGGAATATCTTGATTATTATGGTGAAAAACATGTTCTTGAACTACAGCATAGTTTGCTATCAGTTTGTATCCAACATGAAATTGATCATACAAATGGTATAATAGACCTCTTGCATAACCATATAAATTGA
- a CDS encoding IS5 family transposase (programmed frameshift) has translation MKFENIKDEYAEEFRRLTGIKRGTFEVILSILKEAEAILKSQGGKPNKLALEDRLLMTLEYLREYRTYFHISRSYGISESACYRNIRWIEDTLIKDKRFSLPGRKALLKSDSEYELVLIDATETPIERPKKKQKHFYSGKKRRHTLKTQLIVDKRKKEIICTNFSNGKRHDFRLFKESGVHIHPEIKVLTDTGYQGIDKLHYNSELPKKKTKKRPLSRKDKKKNRQLSSERVLNENVIGMIKRFKIIADRYRNRRKRFGLRFNLLAGIYNFEL, from the exons ATGAAGTTTGAAAACATCAAAGATGAATACGCAGAAGAGTTTCGCAGGCTTACTGGCATTAAACGAGGAACGTTTGAAGTTATACTAAGTATATTAAAAGAAGCTGAAGCTATTTTAAAGTCTCAAGGTGGAAAACCCAATAAATTGGCTTTAGAAGATCGATTACTCATGACGCTTGAGTACTTGCGTGAATACAGGACATATTTTCATATTTCCCGCAGTTATGGAATAAGTGAAAGTGCCTGTTATCGTAATATACGTTGGATTGAAGATACTCTAATTAAAGATAAACGATTTTCACTACCTGGACGTAAAGCATTACTAAAAAGCGATTCTGAATACGAACTTGTGTTAATTGATGCTACTGAAACACCGATAGAACGACCTAA AAAAAAACAGAAGCACTTTTATTCGGGAAAAAAGAGGCGACATACTCTAAAAACTCAGCTTATTGTGGATAAAAGGAAAAAAGAAATCATTTGCACTAATTTTTCTAATGGCAAGCGTCATGATTTCAGGTTATTTAAAGAATCCGGAGTTCACATCCACCCTGAGATTAAAGTTCTTACAGATACTGGTTATCAAGGCATTGATAAGTTGCATTATAATTCAGAGTTACCAAAGAAAAAGACAAAAAAGCGACCACTAAGCAGGAAAGATAAAAAGAAAAATCGTCAATTGTCTAGTGAACGTGTTTTAAATGAAAACGTCATAGGCATGATCAAACGATTTAAAATTATCGCTGATCGTTATAGGAACAGAAGAAAACGATTCGGTTTAAGGTTTAATTTACTTGCTGGTATCTATAACTTTGAGCTTTAA
- a CDS encoding IS5 family transposase (programmed frameshift) has translation MKFENIKDEYAEEFRRLTGIKRGTFEVILSILKEAEAILKSQGGKPNKLALEDRLLMTLEYLREYRTYFHISRSYGISESACYRNIRWIEDTLIKDKRFSLPGRKALLKSDSEYELVLIDATETPIERPKKKQKHFYSGKKRRHTLKTQLIVDKRKKEIICTNFSNGKRHDFRLFKESGVHIHPEIKVLTDTGYQGIDKLHYNSELPKKKTKKRPLSRKDKKKNRQLSSERVLNENVIGMIKRFKIIADRYRNRRKRFGLRFNLLAGIYNFEL, from the exons ATGAAGTTTGAAAACATCAAAGATGAATACGCAGAAGAGTTTCGCAGGCTTACTGGCATTAAACGAGGAACGTTTGAAGTTATACTAAGTATATTAAAAGAAGCTGAAGCTATTTTAAAGTCTCAAGGTGGAAAACCCAATAAATTGGCTTTAGAAGATCGATTACTCATGACGCTTGAGTACTTGCGTGAATACAGGACATATTTTCATATTTCCCGCAGTTATGGAATAAGTGAAAGTGCCTGTTATCGTAATATACGTTGGATTGAAGATACTCTAATTAAAGATAAACGATTTTCACTACCTGGACGTAAAGCATTACTAAAAAGCGATTCTGAATACGAACTTGTGTTAATTGATGCTACTGAAACACCGATAGAACGACCTA AAAAAAAACAGAAGCACTTTTATTCGGGAAAAAAGAGGCGACATACTCTAAAAACTCAGCTTATTGTGGATAAAAGGAAAAAAGAAATCATTTGCACTAATTTTTCTAATGGCAAGCGTCATGATTTCAGGTTATTTAAAGAATCCGGAGTTCACATCCACCCTGAGATTAAAGTTCTTACAGATACTGGTTATCAAGGCATTGATAAGTTGCATTATAATTCAGAGTTACCAAAGAAAAAGACAAAAAAGCGACCACTAAGCAGGAAAGATAAAAAGAAAAATCGTCAATTGTCTAGTGAACGTGTTTTAAATGAAAACGTCATAGGCATGATCAAACGATTTAAAATTATCGCTGATCGTTATAGGAACAGAAGAAAACGATTCGGTTTAAGGTTTAATTTACTTGCTGGTATCTATAACTTTGAGCTTTAA
- a CDS encoding transposase, protein MKFSVPVLYCFSYSIGICRSYRIYSHKVFKEFAKRSKTTKGRFFGLKLYLIKVSFSSGNEDYRKALR, encoded by the coding sequence ATGAAGTTTAGCGTGCCTGTTTTATACTGCTTTAGCTATAGCATTGGAATCTGCAGAAGTTATAGGATTTATTCTCATAAAGTTTTTAAAGAATTCGCAAAGCGAAGTAAAACTACAAAAGGCCGGTTTTTCGGTCTGAAGCTTTATTTGATAAAAGTATCTTTTAGTAGTGGAAATGAAGATTATAGAAAGGCTTTAAGGTAG
- a CDS encoding IS1 family transposase, whose amino-acid sequence MIKAVDRSTRRTVAWVTGNRDTATFQKLYDKVSHLKECHFYTDDWNAFSKVLPKKRHTIGKSGTVSIERDNSNTRHHLGRMTRRTKIVSKKESMVYGSIKLWCALTTPQIFTQYQEQTLSIFM is encoded by the coding sequence ATCATCAAGGCGGTTGATCGTAGCACAAGGAGAACTGTTGCATGGGTTACAGGCAATCGTGATACTGCAACATTCCAAAAGCTCTACGACAAAGTGAGTCATCTGAAAGAATGTCATTTTTATACGGATGATTGGAATGCTTTTTCTAAAGTTTTACCAAAAAAGCGTCATACGATTGGCAAGTCTGGCACAGTATCTATCGAGAGAGATAATAGTAACACGCGACATCATTTAGGCAGAATGACACGGCGTACTAAGATCGTTTCAAAGAAGGAGTCAATGGTCTACGGATCCATCAAGCTTTGGTGCGCTCTTACAACACCACAAATATTTACACAATATCAAGAACAAACCTTATCTATCTTTATGTGA